tacatttatttttcatagttaCAAGCAGTTAATACGAGTATTTTCAATTAGGTAAGGGGACATATTTGCAATAATATAGATGGtagatgtgtatagtaattgaagtgtCACCCAGTATGGGTTACAtggcagtcaaagtgttaaagtaagattgcaaaacatattttatcACATTTTAATCAAATATAGTTTATAAAGAATTCTTTTTGCAAACCAAGAGAAAATCCCAAAGTAGTTTAAGTTATCCTACAGCTCTACTATACTACCTTGTTTCTAATCTACCTTCTTCCTTATAAAATCCCCCtaaatatttaatcaaaaacAACCTTCATTCGATGAACAATTCAAAAACCGAATGTGGCAGGTGGAATTTCGCAGGAACCGCCATATGATGCTGAAATACGGGAAAGTGGGTCGAGATCTAACGATCCTCTGCATCGTCTTCATGTACAGCGGCGGCACGATTTATCACACAATCTTGCAATACGCAATCGGATCGTTCATCGACGAACATAATCGCACGATCAAACCGTTGGTTTATCCAACTTATAGTGCTTTGTACGACGTCCAAAAAATTCACGTCTATGTGCTGGTCTACACAGTGCACTGCATGTGTGGATATATGATTTATTCAGTGACGGTGGGTGCGTGTGGATTGGCGGCACTTTTCGCGACCCACACTTGTGGACAGATTGATATTGTTCTGAGTCGATTGAACGGTCTTGTGGATGGTAAATTAATGAGACACGATGTTTTGAATGAGAGGTTGATAGAGATTGTTGAACATCATTTAAGGACTTTGAGGTATATTTTGTACGTGAGTTTAGTGAATATTtgtagattaataaatttagaaatgttggaATAAGTGAATGTATTGAATGTAATGGAATATTTGTGATGGAAAATGTAACGTAATGGGAACTTTGTAGATTTTCTGCGATGGTGGAGACTGTTCTTCAGGAAGTGTGCTTTTTGGAGTTTGTTGGATCTACTTGTATCATATGCCTTCTGGAGTATTATACTATGGTGGTGCGGATTTCTCTTTTGCTATTTCTCTTTTATATATTGgggaaattattattacttctaataattattacttGTGCAATTTTTGTGAACGTGTGcaagttttttatatttatacgggatggttatttacatattttggaTGGGTGATGGTAATGTTTAAAAATGTGTTATGTGGACCAAAAAAATTGAGACTTTGAAAGTTTAGCATTTTGAAGGGtaggaaaatgaaatatttaaaaattaaaaaatttgctattatgagaatatagaaatttagagattaggaaagtgaaattttatgtatttggaaattagagaatttgaaaatctgaaaatttgaaaattaggaaaatttaagaaaattggaagaaacttgaagaatttagaaatgcaaaaattcgaaaacttgaaaaattagtaCTAaactttagaaatctaaaagtttgcaaagtttgaCTTATTACAGGATTGGAAACAAGGCAATAGAGTAGGACTTACAACTTACACCTTGTTGTTAATATCTCTGacgtttaatatattcattttatgCTACATTGGAGATCTCCTGATAGAAAAggtaaattttcaacatttttcaattattcatacgaaaaatatttatgtgaTATTTTATACTGAAAAGTTGgggtataaataaaaatgcacacgttgttaataacaatttattttactcattattttaaatattttgtacattatcatttatttgTATTCATTACAGAGTACAAGTATTGGAACCTCCAGTTTTGAGATCGATTGGTATCGATTACCAACTAAAACGATACGCGGACTAATTTTAATCATGGCCATGTCAAATAATCCTGTAAAAATTAGTGCCGGTGGAATAGTTACTTTATCTTTGTCTACATTTGTAACCGTAAGTTTGCAAATCtatattataatgaaataaGTATCATGTAACTAGTCACTTTTCCTTTTATCTTGAAATGTAATCTATTTGTTACAGGTGCTTAAAACATCATTGGGATATCTAAGTTGCCTTCGAACACTTGTATGattaattaatttgcaaattgaactatgatttatttaattgttaatacAACACgtaattgatatattataacaatgaatacaacattatttataatacaatgtaTTATAACAGTGTGTTAATTGTATGTATGTTtcgtataattaaaatataatttacagacagtattatgaaatgtataaaattatacaactatttgagttactgttattgtatgatactgCTGTTTTCTAGTActtaaaaaagtattttatttatgaaattaagaaataagtACCACGATTTTGCTGcgcgaattaatttaaaaaaaaaatcaccttacttataaaatatttgtaaatgcaatacgaaattttgaataaaacaatttgatacaaaatagtttcttatgaaataaaaaaaaacttttGTTCCTCGATATTCCTACAATACATAGtttcacaaaataaaataacgtacatatatattgtatgaaaataaaaaatagttaaaaaaaatCTATAACATATTGCTCCATATAAGTTAAGAATAACTTAATACTTGTATAATGTATTAATACTAGTATTAATACATGTACTACATGTTTAatcaaaaaaaaattttacaataaatcatgaattaataaatgaatcaataaatgaatcaataaatcaatcaataaatcaatcaataaatcaatcaataaatcaataaataaatcaatcaataaatcaatcaataaatcaatcaataaatcaatCAGTAAATCAAccaataaatcaatcaataaatcaataaacaCATGATACAATATTAACAATAACAATTTAGTTAGCaaacaattgtaaaaataaataaaataataaattaagcaataaataaatgaataataaatgaagtaataaagtacattttaatataataatcaaCAAATATCTTGTTTACACGTACGCACGAGAATGTT
Above is a window of Megachile rotundata isolate GNS110a chromosome 12, iyMegRotu1, whole genome shotgun sequence DNA encoding:
- the LOC100877643 gene encoding odorant receptor 13a-like isoform X1, yielding MNQSLQPNLNYENDIIYVTKYSRWILVSIGIWPASLKGSAQFLSRIVIGLGNLVFFFAIIPFALHIALEQKDTVIMLKMLGFLGFCLISVLKYWALAMKKPKIERCIELMQTDWKQVEFRRNRHMMLKYGKVGRDLTILCIVFMYSGGTIYHTILQYAIGSFIDEHNRTIKPLVYPTYSALYDVQKIHVYVLVYTVHCMCGYMIYSVTVGACGLAALFATHTCGQIDIVLSRLNGLVDGKLMRHDVLNERLIEIVEHHLRTLRYILFSAMVETVLQEVCFLEFVGSTCIICLLEYYTMVDWKQGNRVGLTTYTLLLISLTFNIFILCYIGDLLIEKSTSIGTSSFEIDWYRLPTKTIRGLILIMAMSNNPVKISAGGIVTLSLSTFVTVLKTSLGYLSCLRTLV
- the LOC100877643 gene encoding odorant receptor 13a-like isoform X2, translating into MNQSLQPNLNYENDIIYVTKYSRWILVSIGIWPASLKGSAQFLSRIVIGLGNLVFFFAIIPFALHIALEQKDTVIMLKMLGFLGFCLISVLKYWALAMKKPKIERCIELMQTDWKQVEFRRNRHMMLKYGKVGRDLTILCIVFMYSGGTIYHTILQYAIGSFIDEHNRTIKPLVYPTYSALYDVQKIHVYVLVYTVHCMCGYMIYSVTVGACGLAALFATHTCGQIDIVLSRLNGLVDGKLMRHDVLNERLIEIVEHHLRTLRFSAMVETVLQEVCFLEFVGSTCIICLLEYYTMVDWKQGNRVGLTTYTLLLISLTFNIFILCYIGDLLIEKSTSIGTSSFEIDWYRLPTKTIRGLILIMAMSNNPVKISAGGIVTLSLSTFVTVLKTSLGYLSCLRTLV